The sequence below is a genomic window from Corythoichthys intestinalis isolate RoL2023-P3 chromosome 4, ASM3026506v1, whole genome shotgun sequence.
acaacttttcagACAGCACTAGTTTTGTAATTTGGCCTAAAGTAACttcttcaaaccaaaatggacTACTTTCTGTTCAATTTCCGGCAtgggttcttgagactttttggtgCATCCTAGTGTGATAAACATGTCCACCAAATTTCAAGTCAATAGATGAAACTGGTGCTAGGGGCTGATTTATTTTATAAAGCTCTTAAGGCTCACTACTGAAGGAATTCACCCTGAAAAGCTTGtaaccaaaatggctgactcGTTCAAAATCAGGCTTAGGTCTTCAACACTTTTTCACACGTTCTGTTCTGGTTAACACGTCCACCAAATTCTGTGTCTCTCAACCAATTTAGACcagataaataaaaacatttcacCAGTATACATCATAATATCATCATACAGTAACTCTTTTTTGATGCCCGGATCTTGACTAACAATTGCACGTAAAAGAAAGCGCGTGATTGGTCACAGAGCTGTACATGCAGTTCACATGATGCTAGGTCTTACGCTAACATGACCGCAATTTAATACAAACGTCAAAGGTGTTATTTAACAGTCTGTCGACTCTGTGTGCTTTCACATTTTCATTTTATAAGCGTAAAAGTGTCAAAATCGTGATAACAATAATCGTTATCGGTCGTGTAAACTTGATTTTCTCTATGGTACGTTTTTGTTGAAACACTAGCACCGTGCAATTACTGTAAACGGTGAGGaatttataaaaaaacaaacaaaaaacagggtTTTTATGGCACACAACGGGCAACAGAGGGCGCTGCTCTCTCATCGTCCCAAACTTAGCGACAAAAACCAAAGGGAATGATGGGAAATGTAATCAGCAAGTTGAAAATACATTGTTTGCACCTGTTGTTATTGTGTAACAATGTCGCGGAAGCCACTTCTCCTGTGCAATGACGACATTTTTCAGCTCCCAACTCTAGTCCAATCGCGTTGACGTGTCAGCCGGTTACTAAGCGGAAAAGGGAGCTGGCTCCGGAGGCGGCCAATCTTATCTGAGGGTGTTACACAGCTGCGCCTGTGTGCGAGAAATATGagtcatttaatttatttttgttcatcatatgtcatgacaacaaaaatgattgataataatgaaaaaatgaaaaataatgactaCAACTTTGTTATTTTACAAAGCAGCTTGAAGTCTGATTTCATCGAGGACAGTTACTGTAATTATGaactgttttttccccatttttaaattaaataaatgcaatataataaataaaaattttgcaaaatttaaaatgacaaataagtaggcaaatatttacattttttgctgttttttttggttgtttttgttatcaatccttttttcaaatgaaatgttttttttaaaatataccaATTATTTTATGAAAAGTGAAGACGAAAGAAAtcaagagaatatttactgccttttctcatttttattacaatattttttttttaattctaaaatattttttaaattattaatcaCACATTCATtactaattttgattataacataTAATTCCTaatttaataattatttaaTGAACCGTTTACAATGAAATGTttctaaataaattttaaaaacaaataattttaTGAATGGAACTTTCACTGcattttaaattataatttttctccattttcttgtttttgtttttctgattaatccattttttctaattaaatatattttttaaatatatcaattattttattaaaaatgaagaTGAAAGAAATCAAGAGAATATTTTCCGCCTTTTCTCATTTTTATTACAATAAAcaattaacaattttttttaaacattcattACTAATAAATTTCTATTATTTCGAATTtataatttaatataatttgaAATTTCAATTTCACCATTAATTtgtaattaatttaataattatttaattaaccGTTTACAATTAaatgtttgtaaataaatgaaaaattacaaaaaaaacatttccgaatggaaatttcactgcattttaaattataatttttttcattttttttgttttcgtttttctaattaatccaattttattacaaaaaataattttagaaattttaaaattagaCTTTagtgattgttttattttttaaataaataactatatttttaaatattacatTAAATACAAATTAATTTTGATTACATTTCATAAATCATAATTAATTTgtaatttgtgaaaaaaaaaagttttttaaataattttaagaCGGGGAAATTTCACtgcattttaaattaaatttttctccgttttttgctttgtttttctaATTAccgtaatcatttttttccaattaaattttttaaatatatcaatcattactatttttttaaatgaagacgAAAGAAAtcaagagaatatttactgccttttctctttattacaatatttttttacatttaaaaatatttttttcattgaatgttttaatttttaaattaataactaATTTTTCTTAATGATACATTAATTAcaaattaatttgtatttcattttttttttcattttattttattcattttatttcataaataattattcattaatgtaataattatttaaTGAACTGTTCACAATTCaatgtttgtaaataaattaaattaaaaataattaaaccaaAAGAATTTCATGAATAGAAACTTCACTGCATTTTAAATAATCAATATAATACTGTATTTCCccttcatattttgtttttaatgaaatgttttcaaatacagtggggcaaataagtatttagtcaaccaccaattgtgcaagttctcctacttgaaaaaattagagaggcctggaattgtcaacatgggtaaacctcaaccatgagacagattgtggaagaacaaaaaaaaaagaaaatcccatcgtttgatttttaaagaatttatttccaaattagagtggaaaataagtatttggtcacctacaaacaagcaacatttctggctgtcaaagaggtctaacttcttctaacgaggtctaacgaggctccactcattacctgtattaatggcacctgttttaactctatTAAcgctataaaagacacctgtccacaacctcagccagtcactccaaactccactatggccaagaccaaagcgctgtcgaaggacaccagagaaaaaaattgtagacctgcaccaggctgggaagactgaatctgcattaggtaaaacgcttggtgtaaagaaatcaactgtgggagcaattattacaaaatggaagacatacaagaccactgataatctccgtcGATCTGAGGCTTcacgcaagatctcaccccgtggcgtcaaaatgataacaagaacggtcagcaaaaatcccagaaccacacggggggacctagtgaatgacctacagagagctgggaccactgtaacaaaggctactatcagtcacacaatgcaccgccagggactcaaatcctgcaccgccagacgtgtccccctgttgaagaaagtacacgtccaggcccgtctgcggttcgctagagagcatttggatgatccagaagaggactgggagaatgtgttacgatcagatgaaaccaaaatagaactttttggtagaaacacaggttctctggtttggaggaaaaagaataccaccatacccactgtgaagcatgggtgtggaaacatcaggctttggtgctgtttttctgcaaagggaccaggacgactgatctgtgtaaaggaaagaatgaatggggccattttgagtgaaaatctccttccatcagcaagggtattgaagatgagacgtggctgggtctttcggcatgaaaatgatcccaagcacacagccagggcaacaaagcagtggcttcgtaagaagcatttcaaggtcctggagtggccaagccagtctccagatcttaaccccaaagaaaatctgtggagggatttgaaagtccgtgttgcccaacaacagccccaaaacatcaccgctctagaggagatctgcatggagaaatgggccaaaataccagcaacagtgtgtgacaagcttgtgaagagttccagaaaacgtttggcctccgttattgccaacaaagggtacataacaaagtattgagatgaacttttggtattgaccaaatacttattttccaccatgatttgcaaataaattctttaaaaatcaaacaatgtgattttctgttttttttccacattctgtctctcatggttgaggtttacccatgttgacaattacaggcctctctaatattttcaagagggagaacttgcacaattagtggttgactaaatacttatttgccccactatatataAAAATGTAGAAAGCaaaaattaggaaaaaaaaaaaaaacagacgttttttttttttagttttcaagaaatacaaataaatcCAAATTTTATTATACATTCATTTTTTGAACCGCTTAGCCTCACAAGGGCCgctggggtgctggagcctatcccagctaacccaAATTTCATTCAATAAATTACAATAAAAAGTTGAGAGGTTATTTTTACATGAAACGAACATCAAAATACTTGTCAATTAATTTACTAATCGACTAGTTATCAATAAGTCGTTAATCAATCAGTTCCCAATATTATTATTTCATACCGGTGTGGTGCGGTCCACAGGAGACACTGTAAGATGTCCACAAGCTGACTGCCATCAGGAAGGTCGTGATGAAACCGAACACCTGACAACACGACGCAAACATCAACCAaacaacaagaacaaaaaaaaaacatcgcaaACATGCCGTCGACTCACAGACGCCGCCACCAGGGCGGACACGCCCCCGCTCTTCACCGCCGCCACAATGGAGGCGATGCAGATCAGCACCGTACCCACCGAGTAGTGGAAGAATTCCTAACGGTGAGGAAGAGAAGGAAAAGATTAGCAAGAACAGGCAGAGAAAGAGAAGAAGGGAGGAGCATGAAAGGTGGGTGTGGCTTACAGTGAGCGGCCAATTGATGCAAGGCATCTTGCCCTGTAGGCGGCACAAGTGCATGAGGAAGAATATCAGGAGCACCACCAGGAACCACAAGGCCACCACCTCAAAGAACTGGAAGGCGGCCCAACTGGGCCAGCCCCGCACGCAGTGCACGCACAGGAAGGTGATCAGCAGCGCCACCTGGAGCACAAAGCGCACACTTTCAAAATCCCGATGAACGTCATTAACTTATtgttgacacaaaaaaaaaatgaacaggaattgacccacaccaacatctacaggaagtgacctagaaatgtgccaaaatcaacaggaagtccccCAGAATTGGCCCaagataaacaggaagtgagctgaaattcacaggaagtgacctggaattagCAGGAAGTACCCCAGAATTGCCAcactataaacaggaagtgacctggaatcaCCTCAAATCAATATGACGTGactcagaatcaacaggaagtgacccaaaatcaacaggaagtaccccAGAATAGGCCCGAGATAAACAAGAAGGGaccagaaatcaacaggaagtgccccggAATAGCCCGAGATAATCAGGAAGAgacctaaaattaacaggaagtgacctggaattggCAGGAAGTACCCCAGAATTGCCCcactataaacaggaagtgacctggaatcaCCTAAAATCAATATGAAGTGACTcggaattaacaggaagtgatccaaaataaacaggaagtgacccaaaaatgccccaactaaatagaaagtgaccaaaaatcaacaggaagtgccacaGAATTGgcccaatataaacaggaagtgatctaaaattaacaggaagtgacctggaattaaCAGGAAGCACCCCAGAATTGCCACACTataaacaggaattgaccaaaaatcaacaggaagtgccccagaATAGGCCCGAcataaacaagaagtgaccaaaaatcaacaggaagtgccccagaATAGGCCCgagataaacaggaagtgatcaaaaatcaacatgaagtgcccCAGAATAGGCCCgagatgaacaggaagtgaccaaaaatcaacaggaagtgccccagaATAGGCCCGAGATAAACAGGAAGCCACCtacaattaacaggaagtgacctggaattggCAGGAAGTACCCCAGAATTACCCaactataaacaggaagtgacttggaatCACTTAAAATCAATATGAGGTGACtcggaatcaacaggaagtgacccaaaatcaacaggaagtaccccAGAATAGGCCCAagataaacaggaagttatcTAAAAttgacaagaagtgacctggaattggCAGGAAGTACCCCAGAATTGCCCcactataaacaggaagtgacctggaatcaCGTAAAATCAATATGAGGTGACTCGGAATTAACATGAAGTGatctaaaataaaaaggaagtgacccaaaaacgcCCCAACTAaatagaaagtgaccaaaaatcaacaggaagtgccacaGAATTGGCCCaagataaacaggaagtgatctaaaattaacaggaagtgacctggaattggCAGGAAGTACCCCGGAATTCCCCACGCtagacaggaagtcacctggaaTCACCTAAAATCAAtatgaagtgacccgaaattaacaggaagtgatccaaaataaacaggaagtgacccaaaattgccCCAAATAGATGGGAAATGAACTGAAATCACCCTAAAATCaatatcaggtgactcggaataaaaaggaagtgacccaaaatcaacaggaagtaccccAGGATTACCCcactataaacaggaagtgaccaaaaagaaacaggaagtgccccagaATAGGCCTGAGATAACAGGAAGAgacctaaaattaacaggaagtgacctggaatttgCAGGAAGTACCCCAGAATTCCCAcactataaacaggaagtgacctggaatcaccaaaaatcaatatgaggtgactcgaaatcaacaggaagtgacccaaaatcaacaggaagggatccaaaaatgccccaaataaaGAGAAAGTGAgcaaaagtcaacaggaagtgccccaggTTTGGTCCAACTTAAACAGGAACTGACCTCAAactaacaggaagcgacctggaattagtaggaagtgacccaaaaatgccccatatAAACGGGAAGTGAACTGGAAtcaccccaaaatcaatatcAGGTGacacagaatcaacaggaagtgacccaaaaccaacaggaagtgacgcaaaacaccccaaataaatagaaagtgaccaaaatcaacaggcagtgcCCCAGAATTGGCCGgagataaacaggaagtgacctcaaattaacaggaagtgacctgaaatttgCAGGAAGTACCCCAGAATTCCCAcactataaacaggaagtgacctggaatcaccaaaaatcaatatgaggtgactcgaaatcaacaggaagtgacccaaaatcaacaggaagtgatccaaaaatgccccaaataacGAGAAAGTGAgcaaaagtcaacaggaagtgccccaggTTTGGTCCAACTTAAACAGGAACTGACCTCAAactaacaggaagcgacctggaattagtaggaagtgacccaaaaatgccccatatAAATGGGAAGTGAACTGGAAtcaccccaaaatcaatatcAGGTGacacagaatcaacaggaagtgacccaaaaccaacaggaagtgacgcaaaaaCACCCCAAATAaatagaaagtgaccaaaatcaacaggcagtgcCCCAGAATTGGCCGAAGataaacaggaaattacctcaaatgaacaggaagtgacctggaattagcaggaagtgacccataaatgccccaaatgaatgagaagtgacctggaatcaCCCTAAAATCAATATCAAAtgaatcaaaatcaacaggaagtgacccaaaattatcaggaagtgaccccaaaacgccccaaataaatagggaacc
It includes:
- the cmtm7 gene encoding CKLF-like MARVEL transmembrane domain-containing protein 7, with translation MSHAVSPTSTGRSSTSDSFFNLGYTRTIPGLLKMAQMVALLITFLCVHCVRGWPSWAAFQFFEVVALWFLVVLLIFFLMHLCRLQGKMPCINWPLTEFFHYSVGTVLICIASIVAAVKSGGVSALVAASVFGFITTFLMAVSLWTSYSVSCGPHHTGAAV